A genomic stretch from Chitinophaga agri includes:
- a CDS encoding TonB-dependent receptor, with the protein MVSYENSILEWLHLKTVQMVCMLFLCLYLCMTGSQASAQQEVNLQRTLVNIHVVNQPFDKVFEQIEATTDFRFVFNPAEIARSGKVSVSKKNISVGQVLRLLPAPLQYELRGRNILIMEDKTLLTAPPVKTLHTGRISDAEGHFLPGVSISVKGTVRRMISDQEGTFSIEAGPADTLRFYLLGFQEQELPASLITEHQIILQPGSAALREVVVIGYGSASKENLTTAIGTVKGEQLTERATTFNVMQGLAGKVAGVSVMLNSGKPGGNPIVKIRGTGSINAYNGPLYVVDGIVGADPLNIDPNIVESVDVLKDAAASAIYGARGSNGVIAITTRKGGKNTPAISFRNTVAFATLARKIDLMDATEALEMFRRQYEYLPGRTAPHLDAARHFSRRDDLFNADGTPKYNTDWQEEASRLALSHEHALSFSLGKDDISALAGVSYNDQQGILINSYSRQVNGFINLGWNVKKWLHVQTVINSGAFKQNNVDINTFGLNAVRQIYEFLPFFPVRYADGTYSRKGDYPGAENSENPVRLMNEVQSVAGRTYTMGNLLATFYFSPKLQFTAGVSGQTGASYNLYFSGRDIIGYSDIQQGVATRGHGNSASWTSEDYFTWKDHFGKHALTGVAGASWYYFANMNTQAGSEGFFDNFFSYNSLQTGLVPQRPQSGASNTAMNSFYTRFNYDYDNRYLFGISVRADGSSRFGANNRYGYFPSFSAAWRVSSEPFMRNIRSISSLKLRVSYGIVGNSDIGDYVTQSRINSGQTPFGGQPEPSATLGGLGNRNLRWERAHQLNIGIDASLFDRRLQLTADVYNRVTKDLLYFKLLPSTSGYEGVFDNIGSIRNRGVELSLATDNIRGRHFAWNTSFIWSMNRSRVLELNGDIMYPWAGRIMEGRPLNEFYGYQRLGTWRTSEAPEAAVYGKKPGDLKYADLNHNKVKDAGDRTVLGNGMPDFETSLVNTFSYGNLSLAVDLQVIYGHSLANLTRLIMENAAPATNSYASLLNAWTPAHQGVMNAALRLPGDGYDSEIDSYNIEKGSFLRVRNISLGYRLPAAWLKLCRMRSAVLGVSAENYFLFTKYKGYDPEASSFDGDFNQGVDLYQYPKAKTMAVTFNVTF; encoded by the coding sequence AACAGATAGAAGCTACCACTGACTTCCGGTTTGTGTTCAACCCGGCGGAGATCGCCCGTAGTGGGAAGGTCTCAGTCAGTAAGAAAAATATCTCCGTGGGGCAGGTACTCCGCCTGCTGCCTGCGCCTTTACAATATGAGCTGAGGGGCAGAAATATACTGATCATGGAAGATAAGACCCTGCTGACAGCTCCGCCGGTAAAAACGCTGCATACAGGCCGTATTTCAGATGCTGAAGGGCATTTCCTGCCAGGTGTCAGCATCTCGGTAAAAGGAACGGTACGCCGTATGATCTCTGATCAGGAAGGTACATTTTCTATCGAGGCTGGTCCGGCAGATACATTACGTTTCTACCTGCTCGGCTTCCAGGAGCAGGAGCTGCCCGCTTCCCTTATCACGGAACACCAGATCATATTACAGCCAGGTTCCGCTGCGCTCAGGGAAGTGGTCGTGATCGGTTATGGTTCTGCCAGTAAGGAAAACCTGACAACGGCAATCGGTACTGTAAAGGGAGAGCAACTGACTGAAAGGGCTACTACTTTCAATGTCATGCAGGGACTTGCCGGGAAAGTGGCCGGCGTAAGTGTCATGCTGAATTCCGGTAAACCCGGTGGTAATCCGATTGTGAAAATAAGAGGTACCGGCTCTATCAATGCTTATAACGGGCCGCTGTATGTGGTGGACGGTATAGTGGGTGCCGATCCGCTGAATATCGATCCGAATATCGTGGAATCGGTAGATGTGCTGAAAGACGCGGCTGCCTCCGCGATCTATGGTGCCAGGGGCTCCAATGGTGTTATTGCTATTACTACCAGGAAGGGCGGTAAAAATACACCTGCGATCTCTTTCCGGAATACGGTCGCTTTTGCCACGCTCGCCAGGAAGATCGACCTGATGGATGCGACCGAAGCTTTGGAAATGTTCAGACGGCAATATGAGTATCTGCCAGGACGTACAGCGCCTCACCTGGATGCGGCAAGACATTTCTCGCGCAGGGACGACCTGTTCAATGCTGATGGTACTCCTAAATACAATACGGATTGGCAGGAGGAAGCCAGCCGGCTGGCGCTGTCCCATGAACATGCGTTGTCATTTTCATTGGGTAAAGACGATATCTCTGCACTGGCTGGTGTTTCCTACAATGATCAGCAGGGCATTCTGATCAATAGTTATTCCCGCCAGGTGAATGGGTTTATCAACCTGGGCTGGAACGTCAAGAAGTGGTTGCATGTGCAGACCGTGATCAACAGTGGCGCCTTCAAACAGAATAATGTTGACATCAATACCTTCGGCCTGAATGCGGTCAGACAGATCTACGAATTCCTGCCATTTTTCCCGGTCAGATATGCCGATGGCACATACTCCCGGAAAGGAGATTATCCGGGTGCAGAGAACTCGGAAAATCCTGTCAGATTAATGAATGAGGTGCAGTCTGTTGCAGGGCGTACCTATACGATGGGAAATCTGCTGGCGACTTTCTATTTTAGTCCAAAACTGCAGTTTACGGCCGGTGTCAGCGGACAAACAGGCGCTTCCTACAATCTGTACTTTTCCGGCAGGGATATTATCGGCTATTCTGATATACAACAGGGTGTCGCCACCAGGGGACATGGGAACTCGGCTTCCTGGACATCGGAAGACTATTTTACCTGGAAAGATCATTTTGGTAAACATGCGCTGACCGGCGTAGCCGGCGCCAGCTGGTATTACTTTGCCAATATGAATACACAGGCGGGAAGTGAAGGTTTCTTCGATAACTTCTTTTCGTATAATAGTCTGCAAACCGGACTGGTGCCACAGCGCCCGCAATCCGGTGCCAGCAATACTGCTATGAATTCATTTTATACGCGGTTTAACTATGATTACGATAACCGCTATCTGTTCGGTATCTCTGTCCGGGCAGATGGTTCGTCCCGCTTCGGTGCCAATAACAGGTATGGCTATTTTCCCAGCTTTTCGGCAGCATGGCGGGTATCATCTGAGCCTTTTATGCGGAATATCCGGAGCATCAGTAGTCTGAAGCTACGTGTCAGCTATGGTATAGTGGGCAATTCGGATATCGGAGATTATGTAACGCAAAGCAGGATCAATAGCGGCCAGACTCCTTTCGGAGGACAGCCGGAACCTTCCGCCACACTTGGCGGATTAGGCAACCGTAACCTGAGATGGGAGAGGGCGCATCAGCTGAATATAGGAATAGACGCTTCGCTGTTTGACAGGAGACTACAGTTGACAGCGGATGTATACAACCGTGTGACAAAAGACCTGCTCTACTTTAAATTATTGCCTTCCACCTCCGGTTATGAAGGTGTCTTTGATAATATTGGTTCCATCCGCAACAGAGGCGTTGAACTATCCCTGGCTACAGACAATATCCGTGGCCGTCATTTTGCCTGGAACACTTCTTTCATCTGGTCGATGAACCGGTCCCGTGTACTGGAACTGAATGGTGATATTATGTATCCATGGGCCGGCAGGATTATGGAAGGAAGGCCGCTGAATGAGTTCTATGGATATCAGCGTTTGGGTACCTGGCGCACCAGCGAGGCTCCGGAAGCTGCTGTTTATGGTAAGAAACCAGGTGATCTTAAATATGCTGATCTCAATCATAATAAAGTGAAAGATGCCGGTGACAGAACCGTGCTGGGTAATGGAATGCCTGACTTTGAAACAAGTCTCGTCAACACATTCAGCTACGGTAATTTGTCACTCGCGGTAGATCTCCAGGTGATCTATGGTCATAGTCTGGCAAACCTGACCCGCCTGATCATGGAAAACGCCGCACCGGCCACTAATAGCTATGCCAGTCTGCTGAATGCCTGGACGCCGGCGCATCAGGGTGTAATGAACGCTGCGCTGCGACTCCCGGGGGATGGGTATGACAGTGAGATCGATAGTTATAATATAGAAAAGGGGTCTTTTCTGCGGGTGAGGAATATATCACTGGGCTACCGCCTGCCAGCTGCGTGGCTGAAGCTTTGTCGTATGAGATCGGCCGTACTGGGCGTCAGTGCAGAAAATTATTTCCTGTTTACAAAATACAAAGGATATGACCCGGAAGCATCTTCATTTGATGGAGACTTTAACCAGGGTGTAGACCTGTATCAGTATCCGAAAGCCAAAACGATGGCTGTCACATTTAACGTAACATTCTGA
- a CDS encoding RagB/SusD family nutrient uptake outer membrane protein: MKRMLLWLSMVAVFTSCANFLDEEPSGVIGLEDYYRTAEQIKAAVNGTYEGLSIPFAQNIGVAVSPVYSIEYITGYSKRPRPSGSEDDQFLRLDRLDAANSRLQGWWNATYYPVENCNSVIAHVSVTKLIDEATKQRYLGQACFLRAWYYFQGVQLFGDIPLKLTTTKDPNDIRIRRSPKEAVYEQIVKDLIRAENSGLPWVDPSGHISLGAVKALLSKVYLTMAGYPLQKGITYYEKAYSKAKEVISSGQYALVDTYSELRNMAKQNTGEHLFMLQRHPTMAQSQVHGAFMPYPSQPVSIQPSYGGAMAPTAAFYNAYAADDRRRQEQAFFYTQYPRYDNPSEIVILPMPYIYKFWDAEAEKSGRSGANFPLIRYADLLLVCAEAKSQLDGGTTNDADAIAAYYAVHHRAFPAYVRPATVTTDEIQKERYWELCYELQTWYDMLRTRKAFDVEHGRMVPLQGYKAPNHLRAFDQQDLEFPLPQAEVQKNPDLAL, translated from the coding sequence ATGAAAAGAATGCTATTATGGCTGTCAATGGTTGCGGTCTTTACTTCCTGCGCCAACTTCCTGGATGAAGAGCCGTCAGGTGTCATCGGACTGGAAGATTATTACAGGACGGCTGAACAGATCAAAGCGGCAGTGAACGGTACCTATGAAGGATTGTCCATTCCCTTCGCACAGAATATAGGCGTAGCAGTGAGTCCGGTCTATTCGATCGAGTATATCACCGGTTATAGTAAACGTCCACGTCCTTCAGGATCTGAAGATGATCAGTTCCTGAGACTGGACAGACTGGATGCTGCCAACTCCCGGTTGCAGGGATGGTGGAATGCTACCTACTACCCCGTAGAGAACTGTAACAGTGTGATAGCGCATGTGAGTGTCACGAAGCTGATAGATGAAGCAACAAAGCAGCGGTATCTTGGACAGGCCTGTTTCCTGCGTGCCTGGTATTATTTTCAGGGGGTGCAGCTCTTTGGAGATATTCCGTTGAAGCTTACCACTACTAAGGACCCCAATGATATCAGGATACGTCGCTCTCCGAAAGAAGCCGTGTATGAGCAGATTGTGAAAGACCTGATCAGGGCAGAGAACAGCGGATTGCCCTGGGTCGATCCGAGTGGACATATCAGCCTTGGTGCTGTCAAAGCATTACTGTCAAAAGTATACCTGACAATGGCTGGCTATCCGCTACAAAAAGGGATCACCTACTACGAAAAAGCCTATTCCAAGGCGAAGGAAGTGATCAGCAGCGGACAATACGCGCTGGTTGATACCTATAGTGAGCTTCGGAATATGGCGAAGCAGAATACAGGTGAACACCTGTTCATGCTGCAACGCCACCCGACGATGGCGCAGAGTCAGGTGCATGGGGCATTTATGCCTTATCCCAGTCAACCGGTATCTATACAGCCGTCTTATGGTGGCGCGATGGCGCCTACCGCCGCTTTTTATAACGCTTACGCAGCTGATGACAGACGCAGACAGGAACAGGCGTTTTTCTATACGCAGTATCCGCGTTATGATAATCCTTCAGAGATCGTGATACTGCCAATGCCGTACATTTATAAGTTCTGGGATGCTGAGGCGGAAAAGAGCGGCCGGTCAGGCGCCAACTTTCCACTGATCCGTTATGCCGATCTCCTGCTGGTATGTGCAGAAGCGAAGAGCCAGCTGGATGGCGGTACGACGAACGATGCCGATGCAATAGCAGCTTACTATGCAGTACATCATCGTGCTTTTCCTGCGTATGTACGACCAGCGACCGTAACAACAGATGAAATACAGAAGGAAAGATATTGGGAACTCTGCTATGAATTACAAACCTGGTATGACATGCTGCGCACACGAAAGGCATTTGATGTCGAACATGGTCGTATGGTGCCTTTACAAGGTTACAAAGCACCTAACCATCTGAGAGCATTTGATCAGCAGGACCTTGAATTTCCACTGCCACAGGCAGAAGTTCAGAAAAACCCGGATTTAGCACTTTAA
- a CDS encoding glycoside hydrolase family 38 N-terminal domain-containing protein: MMRHTFTGLTVLLTVVAGHSFAQQQYFIDGYHGGRYGHYPAGYTGYIVEQLQANPDWKINLEIEPETWDVVRVEEPAAYASLKKIFADQSAAGRIEYVNPGYGQSYLYTGSGESMIRQFTYGMQKIRAHFPETVLTTYSSEEPCFTSALPQVLRSLGFKYASLKNPNTCWGGYTRAFGGELVQWLGPDGSSLRTVPRYGSEALLERSTWQTTAWNNNTDYIRSAVAAGIQHPVGMCLQDAGWRVGPWLKQHARYETWRNYIGHVADTTKITPWKLSQEDIQVSLVWGSQALQRIAQQVRRAENKLAAAEKYAAINTIRQHSPWPQISLDTAWKALLLAQHHDCWIVPYNGQKGDTWIDKVKNWTDVTLAVSDSMLLQQQATGDLIRVVNTTAHVREEWVHLSHYGGHAPEVKDPNGKPAKACLRQDGSLVFKATVPAMGYTVYRISETGKPATFPAHGKRLPDGRYRIETDKYLMVIDPAKGGVISSLIDRAAGNRELVDTKHRRGFNELRGYFYNESAWHSSMDTIATVRLKEDNPAEVVAEIKGYISGHPFTQLITLTNGAAGIDMQLKIDWQGAPGIGAPPAVHYRAEDYHKAFYNDSFKLQVLLPVNLAQQRISKDAPYDVTESRLSNTFFNTWDSIKNNVLLHWADVTDGKTGLALFTDHTTSYVHGENYPLGFTVQFTGTALWGRNYTVSGPTEVHYAILPHSGAWDAAGVSAAATRWCEPLLTMPTITQDVFSLLTVTDKNWEVPALLMDGNDLLIRIYNAAGDEEEHTLSVTGTAEAALLEQLNGQLIATLPSTQTKGKTAIRLAIPRFGIRTIRLKNLNVHQ; the protein is encoded by the coding sequence ATGATGAGACATACTTTTACAGGCCTTACGGTGTTGCTCACCGTAGTGGCCGGGCACTCCTTTGCCCAGCAACAGTACTTTATAGACGGTTATCACGGGGGTAGATACGGACATTACCCGGCAGGGTATACCGGGTATATCGTTGAACAATTACAGGCTAATCCCGACTGGAAGATCAACCTGGAGATAGAGCCGGAAACCTGGGATGTGGTGCGTGTGGAAGAACCTGCGGCCTATGCTTCATTGAAAAAGATCTTCGCTGACCAGTCAGCGGCCGGACGCATTGAATATGTGAATCCCGGTTACGGACAAAGCTACCTCTACACCGGTTCCGGCGAGAGTATGATCCGGCAGTTCACTTATGGCATGCAGAAGATAAGGGCGCATTTTCCGGAAACAGTGTTGACGACTTATTCGAGTGAAGAACCCTGCTTTACCAGCGCGTTACCACAGGTGCTCCGGTCATTGGGATTTAAATACGCATCACTGAAAAATCCTAACACCTGCTGGGGTGGGTATACCCGCGCCTTCGGTGGGGAACTGGTCCAGTGGCTGGGGCCTGATGGTAGTAGTCTGCGGACTGTTCCCCGATATGGTTCAGAAGCATTGCTGGAAAGATCTACCTGGCAAACTACTGCCTGGAATAATAACACGGACTATATACGATCAGCTGTAGCGGCAGGTATCCAACACCCTGTCGGAATGTGTTTACAGGATGCTGGCTGGCGTGTGGGCCCCTGGCTGAAGCAGCATGCGCGTTATGAAACCTGGCGTAACTATATCGGTCATGTGGCAGATACCACAAAGATCACTCCCTGGAAATTAAGCCAGGAAGATATACAGGTCAGTCTCGTATGGGGATCGCAGGCGCTCCAGCGCATCGCACAGCAGGTGAGAAGGGCGGAAAATAAACTGGCTGCGGCGGAGAAGTACGCAGCTATCAATACTATTCGCCAGCATAGTCCATGGCCACAGATATCATTAGACACTGCCTGGAAAGCGTTGCTGCTCGCGCAGCATCATGACTGCTGGATCGTGCCTTACAACGGGCAAAAAGGTGATACCTGGATCGATAAAGTGAAGAACTGGACGGATGTGACACTCGCTGTAAGTGATAGTATGCTGCTACAACAGCAGGCCACCGGCGATCTGATACGTGTAGTGAATACGACGGCACATGTCCGCGAAGAATGGGTGCATCTTTCCCATTACGGCGGACATGCGCCGGAGGTGAAAGACCCTAACGGCAAACCTGCAAAAGCCTGTCTCCGGCAGGATGGTTCACTTGTATTCAAAGCAACCGTTCCTGCTATGGGATATACCGTGTATCGGATCAGCGAAACAGGTAAGCCTGCTACCTTCCCCGCCCATGGCAAAAGGTTGCCGGATGGCCGCTACAGGATAGAAACAGACAAATACCTGATGGTGATCGATCCTGCTAAAGGCGGTGTGATCAGCAGTCTGATAGACCGTGCTGCCGGCAACCGTGAACTGGTAGATACCAAACATCGCCGTGGCTTCAATGAATTGAGAGGCTATTTCTATAATGAGTCCGCATGGCATTCCAGCATGGATACCATAGCGACTGTACGCCTGAAAGAGGATAATCCTGCGGAAGTTGTCGCTGAGATCAAAGGATACATCAGTGGGCATCCCTTTACGCAACTGATCACTCTCACCAATGGAGCTGCCGGAATTGATATGCAGCTAAAAATTGACTGGCAGGGAGCGCCTGGTATTGGTGCACCACCAGCAGTACACTACCGGGCGGAAGACTACCACAAGGCGTTCTATAATGATAGTTTCAAGTTACAGGTGCTCCTGCCTGTGAACCTTGCGCAACAACGGATCAGCAAAGACGCACCCTATGATGTAACAGAAAGCAGGTTGAGTAACACCTTCTTCAATACCTGGGACAGTATCAAAAACAATGTGCTGCTACACTGGGCCGATGTGACCGATGGTAAGACGGGGCTGGCATTATTTACTGACCATACCACCAGTTATGTGCACGGAGAAAACTATCCGCTGGGTTTTACTGTACAGTTTACCGGTACTGCGTTGTGGGGCCGTAACTACACGGTCAGTGGTCCCACGGAAGTACATTATGCGATCCTTCCTCATAGTGGCGCCTGGGATGCAGCAGGTGTCAGTGCTGCGGCTACCCGTTGGTGTGAACCCCTGCTGACAATGCCCACCATCACACAGGACGTGTTTTCACTGCTGACGGTAACAGATAAAAACTGGGAGGTGCCTGCTTTACTGATGGATGGCAACGATCTGCTCATCAGGATATATAACGCTGCAGGTGATGAAGAGGAGCATACGCTATCTGTCACTGGCACAGCGGAAGCGGCTTTACTGGAGCAGTTAAATGGTCAGCTGATCGCCACCCTGCCATCAACGCAAACAAAAGGTAAGACTGCTATCCGGTTGGCCATTCCGCGTTTTGGAATCCGTACTATCCGTCTTAAAAATTTAAACGTACATCAATAA
- a CDS encoding SGNH/GDSL hydrolase family protein, producing the protein MKKLLCSVSLCLTAAVSTLAQVKPFRQHDRVIFVGNSITEAGAYVSYIYLYYMTHFPNRKLVIMNGGIGGDKAADIYRRLDYDILAKKPGVLVLTFGMNDTGYFEFNGDDAEKTAKERIAASRRSYEQIEQRLLKLPGVQTILMSSPPYDETAKIKGNYFKGKHKAMEEIVAFQEAAAKQHNWPFVDLFRPMTDLNNHLQQKDTAFTMIGPDRIHPGNAGHLVMASLFLKSQGLSGQPVADVRIDAGSGKLQRATNCKITGLSAVAGKVTFNYLAGSLPFPIDTVARVWGNEQKQADALSWIPFMEEFNREMVTVAGLPAGEYNLLIDGHRIGKWSAAALAAGVNLATQTETPQYRQALSIMQLNMRRAETESRLRRYYWVQGNFFDKKQLLLKDNAAALDSVRKYAQTDGMLRYHEENYETAMYKELRTAWLQEIDTIVDLVYRLNKPVSHKIEIVKI; encoded by the coding sequence ATGAAGAAACTACTCTGTTCCGTTTCGCTTTGCCTGACGGCAGCCGTATCTACCCTTGCCCAGGTAAAACCTTTCAGGCAGCACGACCGTGTGATTTTCGTTGGTAACAGCATCACAGAAGCGGGTGCTTACGTGTCATACATCTACCTCTACTACATGACGCATTTCCCTAACAGGAAACTGGTGATCATGAATGGGGGGATTGGTGGCGATAAGGCTGCCGATATCTACAGACGTTTAGATTACGACATCCTGGCAAAAAAGCCGGGCGTGCTGGTGCTCACGTTCGGTATGAATGATACCGGTTATTTTGAATTCAATGGCGATGATGCAGAGAAAACTGCTAAAGAGCGGATAGCGGCCTCCCGCCGTAGTTATGAGCAGATAGAGCAGCGTCTCCTGAAACTACCCGGTGTACAAACCATTCTGATGTCTTCTCCGCCCTATGATGAAACCGCAAAGATCAAAGGTAATTACTTTAAAGGTAAACATAAGGCCATGGAGGAGATCGTAGCTTTCCAGGAGGCAGCCGCCAAACAGCATAACTGGCCTTTTGTAGATCTTTTCCGTCCGATGACAGACCTGAATAACCATCTGCAGCAAAAGGATACTGCATTTACCATGATCGGGCCTGACAGGATACATCCAGGTAATGCGGGTCACCTGGTAATGGCTTCGTTATTTCTCAAAAGCCAGGGGCTGAGCGGGCAACCTGTTGCTGACGTACGTATTGATGCGGGCAGTGGTAAACTACAACGGGCGACCAACTGTAAAATAACGGGTCTCTCCGCCGTTGCTGGTAAGGTCACTTTTAATTATCTGGCAGGTTCATTACCTTTCCCCATAGATACTGTTGCCCGTGTCTGGGGTAATGAGCAGAAGCAGGCGGATGCTCTCAGCTGGATCCCTTTTATGGAAGAGTTTAACCGGGAGATGGTCACTGTTGCCGGCCTGCCTGCTGGTGAATACAATCTGCTGATAGACGGTCACCGTATCGGTAAATGGTCTGCCGCGGCACTGGCTGCAGGCGTCAATCTGGCCACGCAGACGGAGACGCCGCAATACAGACAGGCACTGTCCATCATGCAGCTGAATATGCGTCGTGCAGAAACAGAGTCTCGCCTGCGCCGTTACTATTGGGTACAGGGCAACTTCTTTGACAAGAAGCAACTCCTGCTGAAGGATAATGCAGCTGCCCTGGACAGCGTGCGTAAGTATGCACAGACGGATGGGATGCTGCGTTATCATGAAGAGAATTACGAAACAGCCATGTACAAGGAGTTACGTACCGCATGGCTACAGGAGATCGATACAATTGTAGACCTGGTGTATCGCCTCAATAAACCCGTTTCCCATAAAATTGAAATCGTTAAAATTTAA
- a CDS encoding GH92 family glycosyl hydrolase, whose translation MKILTATVLLTPFVSQAQQLADYVNPFIGASTSTGAAGIYHGLGKTFPGAATPFGMVQLSPNTITGGDNGSGYSYEHTTIEGFAFTQMSGIGWYGDLGNFLVMPATGPLQTAAGSADHPEEGYRSGYAKESEKASAGYYGVKLTEHNIKAEMTAAPHSGILRFTFPASKQSRIQVDLARRVGGTAVWQEVKVINNNTIAGYMRCTPDGGGWGNGDGQADYTVYFYAQFSKPLSKYGVWSADIPEGWTRKREDIESDRYQQQIAKATILPGVKEKAGKHLGFYTEFATREQEVVLMKAGISFVSIDGAKANLEAEIKGWDFNAVQQRTTQLWNQALGKITVSGGTEEEKKVFYSALYHTMIDPRQCADVDGKYKGADGRIYTDKNFRRRTIFSGWDVFRSQMPLQSIINPDVVNDEINSLVKLADESGRHYLERWELLNAYSGCMIGNPAVSVITDAYAKGIRNFDVGKAYSFAKNTVEKFGNGPRGYATGGLSISLTLEYAYTDWCLGRLAGMLNKQADEQTYTARGGNYRNVFDSAKAWFRPRNDDGSWQDWPEEGRMRQGYGTIESSPYQQGWFVPQDVPGMIALMGGREKVLADLTSFFDKAPRNMMWNDYYNHANEPVHHVPFLFNYLGAPWLTQQWTRDICARAYHNSVEGLVGNEDVGQMSAWYVLAASGIHPVCPGSTRYEITSPVFDTITVKLNPQYAKGRSFTIATRNNSPVNRYIQRAWLNGQPYSHAWIDHSDITRGGTLLLEMGKEPNKEWGIEAVENNVVK comes from the coding sequence ATGAAGATACTTACGGCCACGGTTCTGCTGACGCCCTTCGTTAGTCAGGCACAGCAACTGGCTGATTATGTCAACCCATTCATTGGTGCAAGCACCAGTACCGGTGCTGCCGGCATTTATCATGGTCTCGGTAAAACATTCCCCGGTGCTGCCACTCCCTTCGGGATGGTGCAGCTGAGTCCCAATACCATTACTGGTGGAGACAACGGTTCCGGCTATAGTTATGAACATACAACTATCGAGGGCTTTGCTTTTACCCAGATGAGTGGGATCGGCTGGTATGGTGATCTGGGCAACTTCCTGGTAATGCCTGCCACAGGTCCGTTACAAACGGCTGCCGGTTCTGCCGATCATCCGGAAGAAGGATATCGTTCCGGTTATGCAAAAGAATCGGAAAAAGCGTCCGCCGGTTACTACGGTGTAAAGCTGACGGAGCACAATATTAAAGCAGAGATGACAGCCGCCCCGCACAGCGGCATTTTGCGTTTTACTTTTCCAGCCAGTAAACAGTCGCGTATACAGGTGGACCTGGCCCGCAGGGTAGGGGGCACTGCTGTATGGCAGGAGGTGAAGGTGATCAATAACAATACGATCGCTGGTTATATGCGCTGTACGCCTGATGGCGGTGGTTGGGGCAATGGTGATGGTCAGGCTGACTATACGGTATACTTCTATGCACAATTCAGTAAACCGTTGTCAAAATATGGAGTGTGGAGTGCTGATATTCCGGAAGGATGGACGCGTAAAAGAGAGGACATTGAAAGTGACCGTTACCAGCAGCAGATCGCCAAGGCAACTATATTACCCGGCGTAAAAGAGAAAGCGGGGAAACACCTCGGCTTTTACACTGAATTTGCTACCCGCGAACAGGAAGTCGTACTCATGAAAGCGGGTATTTCTTTCGTGAGTATCGATGGGGCAAAGGCGAACCTGGAAGCTGAAATAAAGGGCTGGGATTTTAATGCGGTACAGCAGCGCACCACACAGTTATGGAATCAGGCCCTGGGGAAAATAACGGTCAGCGGTGGTACGGAAGAAGAAAAGAAGGTATTTTATAGTGCCTTATATCACACCATGATTGACCCGCGTCAGTGTGCGGACGTTGACGGTAAATACAAAGGGGCTGACGGCAGGATATATACTGATAAGAACTTCCGCAGACGCACCATCTTCAGTGGCTGGGATGTTTTCCGCAGTCAGATGCCTTTGCAATCTATCATCAATCCGGATGTCGTGAATGATGAGATCAATTCGCTGGTCAAACTCGCTGATGAAAGTGGTCGTCACTATCTGGAACGCTGGGAGCTCCTCAATGCTTACAGCGGTTGTATGATCGGCAACCCGGCTGTTTCCGTGATCACAGATGCCTATGCCAAGGGTATCCGCAATTTTGATGTCGGGAAGGCGTATAGTTTTGCGAAGAATACGGTAGAGAAGTTCGGCAATGGCCCCAGGGGTTATGCTACAGGAGGACTGAGCATATCGCTTACCCTGGAGTATGCCTATACGGACTGGTGCCTGGGCCGCCTGGCGGGTATGCTTAATAAGCAGGCAGATGAGCAGACCTACACGGCACGCGGCGGCAATTACCGCAATGTGTTTGACAGCGCAAAGGCCTGGTTCCGTCCCCGTAATGACGACGGCAGCTGGCAGGACTGGCCGGAAGAAGGTCGTATGCGTCAGGGATATGGTACAATTGAAAGCAGCCCTTACCAGCAGGGTTGGTTTGTGCCACAGGATGTTCCGGGTATGATCGCATTGATGGGTGGCAGGGAAAAAGTGCTGGCAGACCTGACCAGCTTCTTTGATAAAGCACCTCGGAACATGATGTGGAATGATTACTATAACCACGCCAATGAGCCGGTACATCATGTGCCTTTCCTGTTCAATTACCTGGGCGCTCCCTGGTTGACGCAGCAATGGACACGTGACATCTGCGCGCGTGCTTACCATAACTCCGTAGAAGGGTTAGTGGGCAATGAGGACGTGGGACAGATGTCTGCGTGGTACGTGCTGGCAGCAAGTGGCATACACCCTGTTTGTCCGGGCAGCACCCGTTACGAGATCACCAGCCCCGTCTTTGATACTATCACCGTAAAGTTAAACCCGCAATATGCCAAAGGGAGGTCTTTTACTATAGCCACCCGTAATAACAGTCCGGTCAACCGTTATATTCAGCGGGCCTGGCTGAACGGTCAGCCTTATTCCCATGCCTGGATAGACCATAGTGATATTACCCGCGGGGGAACGTTGCTGCTGGAAATGGGAAAAGAACCTAATAAAGAATGGGGGATAGAAGCTGTTGAAAATAATGTAGTTAAGTAA